The Pseudomonas cucumis sequence CCGAAATCACGCTGGTCCGACTGGCCTGCCAGCAACCTCGTGCGCAAGACTTGAAACGCCTGCGCGCCTTGATCGACAGCGAACGCCAATGCACGGCGCGTGGTCCGGCTATTCGATTGTCAGGGGAGTTTCACCTGCAACTGGCCGAAATGGCGGGGAACGCACCGTTGGCGCATTTTCTTGGCAGTCTAGTGCCGCTAACCTCGCTGGCGATTGCGCGATCTGGCGAGAAGACGCGCATTTGTTGCGCGTGGCAGGAGCATCTGACAATTGTCGATGCGGTAGAGCGTAGGGATGCTGCAAAGGCGATCATGTTAATGAGCCGGCATTCGGATCATCTTGAGCGAATATTGCTGAATTCCGGTGATATCCCCAGCCTGGATTGTTGTGTTGCCGGTTAAATCGCTATCGCGGGCAAGCCCGCTCCCACAGGTTCACCGCTGACCTTGTGGGAGCGGGCTTGCCCGCGATGGCGTCAACACTGACCCTACAGACGTTTCAACCTGCCCCCACCCGCGCAAATCCCTCGCGAATCTTCTCTTCCGGCAAATCATCGGCAATGAACACGATCACGCTTTCGCGTGTTTCATCATCGGCCCATTCCGTATCCCAGTCGAAACCATACAACTTCAACACGCCTTGAAACACCATGCGCCGCGGCTCGCCAAGGATGTTCAAGACACCTTTGTAGCGCAGCAGTTGCTTACCATGTTCTTCCAGCAGTTCGTTCATGAACTCACTGAGTTTGTCGATATCCAGGGGCTTGTCAGTGCGCAACACCAGGCTGGAGATACGGTCGATGGACGGTGCCTTGCTCACAGGACGCAGACTCACGCCACCACCGAGGTCGGCATTGAGGTTGAAGCCGCGCACGTCGAGCAATTCAGCCAGGTCGATCTTGCCGTGCTCGACCAGGCGAATCGGTGCGCGGCGGTTGATGCGGGTCAGGCGCTCGCTGAGGGCGGTGAAGGTCGGCTCGTCCACCAGATCCCGTTTGCTCACCAGCAAGCGGTCAGCAAAGCCGATCTGCGCCTGGGCGATGGTCTGGGTCAGGTGATGTTCAGCATGTTTGGCGTCGACCAGGGTGATGATGCCATCGAGGATGTAGCGCTCGCGCAGCTCTTCGTCGATGAAGAAGGTTTGCGCTACAGGGGCAGGGTCAGCCAGACCGGTGCATTCGATGACCAGACGATCGAAGGCGATTTCGCCGCTGTCCAGGCGTTCGAGCAGCAGGTACAACGCTTTGGTCAAATCGGTGTGGATGGTGCAACAGACGCAGCCGTTGGACAGCGTCATCACTTGCACCGGCTCGTCGCCCAACAATTGAGTGTCGATACCGGCGTCACTGAATTCGTTTTCGATCACAGCGATTTTCAGGCCGTGCTCGGCTTTAAGCAGATAGCGCAGCAGCGTGGTCTTTCCCGCGCCGAGAAAGCCGCTGAGGATTGTTACTGGAATGGGAGAGGACAAACGCAAGTCTCCTGTTTTCACAAAATTGAAAAATAAACACAAAACAAATGTGGGAGCGGGCTTGCCCGCGATAGCGACTTACCATTCAACAATAATGCTGACTGATAGTACGTCATCGCGGGCAAGCCCGCTCCCACAGTGAATTGCATCAACCTGGCTGTCGGGTCAACAGCACTTCGGTCCACCCTTGCCACCGTAACGGGCTTCCTGACGCTCGCGAAAGAACATCTCGTAGCTCATCAGCGGTTTGTCCGGGTGTTTGGTTTGCATATGCTCGACGTAGTTGTCG is a genomic window containing:
- a CDS encoding YbdD/YjiX family protein, whose product is MFNDLSRLGKYLGQAARLMVGMPDYDNYVEHMQTKHPDKPLMSYEMFFRERQEARYGGKGGPKCC
- the yjiA gene encoding GTPase — its product is MSSPIPVTILSGFLGAGKTTLLRYLLKAEHGLKIAVIENEFSDAGIDTQLLGDEPVQVMTLSNGCVCCTIHTDLTKALYLLLERLDSGEIAFDRLVIECTGLADPAPVAQTFFIDEELRERYILDGIITLVDAKHAEHHLTQTIAQAQIGFADRLLVSKRDLVDEPTFTALSERLTRINRRAPIRLVEHGKIDLAELLDVRGFNLNADLGGGVSLRPVSKAPSIDRISSLVLRTDKPLDIDKLSEFMNELLEEHGKQLLRYKGVLNILGEPRRMVFQGVLKLYGFDWDTEWADDETRESVIVFIADDLPEEKIREGFARVGAG
- a CDS encoding GntR family transcriptional regulator, producing the protein MNSFASPQIFTALPFSRTDTGKPPADDLYSRIFDAILEQRIHAASRFTEDSLAQRFSARRSDIRGVLTQLSHQQIIVLRPHHRPRVAAPDAEQIRQTLHARRLTEITLVRLACQQPRAQDLKRLRALIDSERQCTARGPAIRLSGEFHLQLAEMAGNAPLAHFLGSLVPLTSLAIARSGEKTRICCAWQEHLTIVDAVERRDAAKAIMLMSRHSDHLERILLNSGDIPSLDCCVAG